The Fusarium oxysporum f. sp. lycopersici 4287 chromosome 1, whole genome shotgun sequence DNA segment NNNNNNNNNNNNNNNNNNNNNNNNNNNNNNNNNNNNNNNNNNNNNNNNNNNNNNNNNNNNNNNNNNNNNNNNNNNNNNNNNNNNNNNNNNNNNNNNNNNNNNNNNNNNNNNNNNNNNNNNNNNNNNNNNNNNNNNNNNNNNNNNNNNNNNNNNNNNNNNNNNNNNNNNNNNNNNNNNNNNNNNNNNNNNNNNNNNNNNNNNNNNNNNNNNNNNNNNNNNNNNNNNNNNNNNNNNNNNNNNNNNNNNNNNNNNNNNNNNNNNNNNNNNNNNNNNNNNNNNNNNNNNNNNNNNNNNNNNNNNNNNNNNNNNNNNNNNNNNNNNNNNNNNNNNNNNNNNNNNNNNNNNNTCGGAACGACATCAAAATCTTGAGGTTCCAGGGTAGACAATCCACTAACACGATCTCCCATGATCCCCTGCTAGGGGCTGAATCACCCAACTCATGATGACTTCTCTCCCGAAAACTCCGATCCTTGTTGAACCTCAGGCCACGGTTAATTGCAATAGCCTCAGCTGTGCCGTTATAAACGACACAGCGCCTGTTCCTGAAAATGACGTTAAGCCACCTGTGTCGAGAGAGAAATCATTGGACCAGGACCATCCCTGGTGGCACCTAAAGTCTCACTCATCCCAGGTCCAGGTACAGAAAAGCTGCCCTGCTTCAAAAATCGCCAAGCTTGTGCCAACCTGTTCCAAACGTAGCCAACCTACGCCTCGCCTCAACAAGCCTCATCCCCATCGTCAGATGTCTACTCCGCCACCATAGGCTTCGTGGCTGTCTTGTCAATTCGTCGTCACCTTCGTTTATTTGCCATCTGGCGATCGTTTTCCCATATCAATTATTAAAGCTGGCTCTCGATTATACCATTTTCATAAACTCTGCTCGAATTCCGAATTCCGTCTCATACCGCCTAGGTTATACATACATCCATCTGAATTAAGCTAGCGACACTCGATAACACGTTCACTATTCCACCCGACACTTTTTCCTTTCTTGACTATTCTCCAAAACTAAGTCTCGGACACAAAACGAATACAATGTCTGACGCTATATCATCGTTTCTCCGGAGGGTAATTGTCGAATCTCCTCCTGGAGAATGGGCTGTGCGCCAGCTTCGCGAGCTTCTCATTGGCGCCCTTAAGCAAGGTCCTATCCCTCAACACGTTTCTTTTGAGATGGACGGCAACCGACGATATGCTCGAAACCACAGAATGGAGACCGTAGAGGGTCATCACCGAGGATTTGAGGCGCTGGCTAGGGTATGCTATCCGCGATCCCGCAATTGCGCGACGTGCTAACGAGCAATATCTAGATCATGGAAATTTGCTACAAGTCCGGAGTTAAGGTAGTGACTGTATACGCCTTCAGTATTGAGAACTTCAATCGACCAAAATATGAAGTGGAGGGTCTGATGGAGctggccaagatcaagctggAGCAGCTGACAAAATATGGCCATATCCTCGACCGTTACGGTGCCCGTGTGCGCGTTTTGGGCCAGCGCGAGATGATCCGAAGCGACGTTCTTGAAGTGGTCGACAAGGCTGTCGCGAGAACCAAGCACAACAACAAGTCAGTCCATTGTATCTGAAGGAGCGAACCAGTTGCTAACGCGTATCCAGGGCCGTTCTGAACATTTGCTTCCCATACACCTCGCGAGCCGAGATCACTTCCGCAGTGAAATCAACAGTGCAAGAGTTTCTCGCTCCCACACCTCCTCGAAGCACACCCTTCTCCCCATCTCGAATTCGACAGAAGATCCTTTCGCGCCAGCTGGACGGTCGCGAGGGGCTACCTACAATCCCGGATGTCCTCCCCGAAGAGGTCGAACCATTAGATGGAgatgatgccaagaaggacAGCGATGGAGATTCCTCATCGCCTACACTGCAACCCGACtcccctcctcctcggctGCGCGCAAGAAACAGCGCTGCCAGCCTTTCGGGCTTACCAAACCCCGAAACAATTACAGCCGAGACCTTGGACAAGCACATGTACACTGCAAACGACCCGCCTCTAGATATCTTTGTACGAACCAGCGGAGTGGAACGCCTCAGCGACTTCATGCTCTGGCAATGCCATCAGGATACAcagatcttcttcgtcgATACTTTGTGGCCTGACTTCGACCTCAAGGACTTCATCTGGATTTTGCTCGAGTGGCAATGGaggcagaagcagaaggatCGCGACGAGGCAGTGGTTCGGCCTTCTTCTGTTACAGCGTGATTTGATTCTGGTGGCAGTGATACCCTGGTTGAGTAGAAAATCCAAACAGCTTTCATCATAAGCAGTCTTGGGATGGTTGAGAAAGGCGTGTGAATTTGAAGATTCTGGTGTTAGTTTTGCTGGGGTTAGTGAGCGATAGACTTTAATACGCTCACAATACCATTTTCTTAGTTTGTACAAGATAAGCTTGTTTGCGTTGGTTCTATACTGGTTCAATCACTGGTTCTTTGTAAACAGATCTTTCATCACCAATGGATGTGAGGTTATGACGAAATGGCTATCGATATTGATACCCCACGCGGCGTAGGACATTCCTCCGTGATCAATATCTGATTAACCGCTAAAGACTTGAACATTATATTCAAACATGGAATTGAGATTGTGGAAGACAGAGCCATTCTCTTTGAATTTGACGTAATTGCTAACTCGGAGACTAATCTGGTTAAAAGTCAACATTGATCTCAGTCGCATGTGCCTTGTTCGTTAAAGATACTCCGTCATCGGGGGCTGGTTTCTCCGGGGCTGCGGGTCGGGTCCTGTGAGTCTCTGTGCCCCCTAGAGTTACAGCGTGTACAGTGAGCGCCGCGGCATTCGCAGCGCTGAGTCTCCAAAATCGAATGGGAGTGGAAGACAGACAGCCATCCAATCCATATCCCATCCCGCTTTCATTTCTGCTACTACGCGTGCTCTCTTTTCTCCCCTCCTCATTATACACAGATTCTTCTCACCACTTATGGCACCAGAGCGCAAAATGACCTAGCCTTTTGTTTTCTACCTGGCCGATACCAACTGTTACTTGCCTATTTACCTCCCGTCCACATCATACCTCTCTTGATTCAAACCTTCTGCCGCCAGCTTCGTCCCGCCGTCTAATCTCGAACTGATCGACCGAGCCGCCTCAGTCCTCTCTACTCTTTCGCGTTTTCCACCATGAAATCGGCCAAGGCGCCCGCGACGGAGAACTCGTCGCACCGCCGGTCGCAGCCCGTCCGTCAGACTCGTACGAACCCTCCGCGAAGCATCGCGAACTTGGGTCGTTCTGGTGGTGCTGGCAGAGACTCAATCGGCGGTGCCGAGCAACCTATCGACATTTTCCCTGCGATTACACACTTTGCCGATGCCATTACTGCACTCCCAAAAGAACTCGTTCGGCATTTTACACTCCTCAAGGAGGTTGATGCCAAACTTTTCACCCCCGAAGATCAGCTCTTCCGACTTGTTGAAGCTGCCACCAACGCTCCTGTTTCCGAGGCACGTCCGAACAACGAGGCATCCAGCGCCAATGCTCCTGGTTCGGCGCCTATGAGTGCGCAGAATAGCTCAAGTGGTATTGCATTCAACAATAGCGTCCAGAGCGTACCTTCAGTCGATGAATCGAACAGGGATGCTGTTTTCGATCCATCCaatcttcctcgtcgtcacCTCTTT contains these protein-coding regions:
- a CDS encoding undecaprenyl diphosphate synthase (At least one base has a quality score < 10) translates to MSDAISSFLRRVIVESPPGEWAVRQLRELLIGALKQGPIPQHVSFEMDGNRRYARNHRMETVEGHHRGFEALARIMEICYKSGVKVVTVYAFSIENFNRPKYEVEGLMELAKIKLEQLTKYGHILDRYGARVRVLGQREMIRSDVLEVVDKAVARTKHNNKAVLNICFPYTSRAEITSAVKSTVQEFLAPTPPRSTPFSPSRIRQKILSRQLDGREGLPTIPDVLPEEVEPLDGDDAKKDSDGDSSSPTLQPDSPPPRLRARNSAASLSGLPNPETITAETLDKHMYTANDPPLDIFVRTSGVERLSDFMLWQCHQDTQIFFVDTLWPDFDLKDFIWILLEWQWRQKQKDRDEAVVRPSSVTA